Proteins co-encoded in one Bremerella sp. TYQ1 genomic window:
- a CDS encoding tol-pal system YbgF family protein, whose translation MPRRVLCYLLVLAAALATCGMERCAAEDVVTLYPAQAGAEPTKVRGNVIDYTGQLLTLQTPSGQTTIPADKVASVQTDYASDVVQANQLLTAGKSSEAARMFESAVTGERRPWVRREILARQAIALHNAGRIADAGNTFLKITEDDPQTIHIAAMPLAWFSLPPSFDRDRAARQWIESSSPYAQLLGASWLLGTSDRTLAMGVLGNLRRSNVPPIALLAEAQLWQTKIVTAKEADIRQWQQQLDAGILRGAALAGPTLVIGKAWRQLDNDSTAALTLMRPPILYPNHRPVAAECLLQAGRSLERAGQADEAARVLREAIEQYGDQPARQEAEIIIKRLASSGGN comes from the coding sequence TTGCCTCGTCGCGTGCTTTGTTATCTGCTGGTTCTCGCTGCTGCCCTCGCGACATGTGGCATGGAGCGGTGCGCGGCGGAAGATGTCGTGACGCTTTATCCAGCGCAAGCCGGAGCGGAACCGACCAAAGTTCGTGGCAATGTCATCGACTACACCGGGCAGCTACTTACACTGCAGACCCCCAGCGGCCAAACAACAATTCCCGCCGATAAAGTTGCCTCGGTTCAAACCGACTACGCTTCCGACGTCGTTCAAGCGAATCAGCTACTAACGGCAGGCAAGTCGAGTGAAGCGGCTCGTATGTTTGAATCGGCCGTCACGGGAGAACGTCGCCCCTGGGTTCGTCGAGAAATCTTGGCCCGTCAGGCGATCGCGTTACATAACGCCGGACGTATCGCGGACGCGGGAAACACGTTCCTCAAGATTACCGAAGACGATCCCCAGACGATTCATATCGCCGCGATGCCGCTGGCCTGGTTCAGTTTGCCCCCCAGTTTCGATCGCGATCGGGCCGCTCGACAATGGATCGAGTCATCTTCGCCGTACGCGCAGCTATTGGGTGCCAGTTGGTTGCTCGGTACGAGCGATCGAACGTTGGCCATGGGCGTGCTCGGCAATCTTCGCCGCAGCAACGTTCCGCCGATTGCCTTGCTGGCCGAAGCACAGCTGTGGCAAACGAAAATTGTCACCGCGAAAGAAGCCGACATCCGCCAATGGCAACAACAGCTCGACGCCGGCATTCTGCGCGGGGCGGCACTGGCAGGGCCGACGCTTGTCATCGGCAAAGCCTGGCGACAACTCGATAACGACTCCACCGCAGCTCTCACGTTGATGCGACCGCCAATTCTCTATCCCAACCATCGCCCTGTCGCAGCCGAGTGCTTACTACAAGCAGGTCGTTCACTGGAAAGAGCAGGGCAGGCCGACGAAGCGGCTCGGGTCTTGCGAGAAGCGATCGAGCAATATGGCGATCAACCGGCGCGGCAGGAAGCAGAAATCATCATCAAACGACTCGCCAGCTCAGGTGGCAACTAG
- a CDS encoding biopolymer transporter ExbD codes for MRVPSNLKPGQADFNMTPMIDVVFLLIIFFLVSSHLAKQEAQMPLPLPTAESGQEIIDNEQQPRVVVNIEADGSLILAGRRVPPEQLAKRLAVERDRSGDSIELRIRCDRATPYANVKPVMLAATEAGIWSVAFSVIRPEDAGR; via the coding sequence GTGCGCGTGCCGAGCAATTTGAAACCCGGCCAGGCCGACTTCAACATGACACCAATGATCGACGTGGTGTTCTTGTTGATTATTTTCTTCCTCGTTTCCAGCCACTTGGCGAAGCAGGAAGCCCAGATGCCGTTGCCGCTGCCCACCGCCGAAAGCGGGCAAGAGATCATCGACAACGAACAGCAGCCACGCGTTGTCGTGAACATCGAAGCAGACGGTTCGCTGATTCTCGCTGGTCGGCGCGTTCCGCCGGAACAACTTGCCAAACGGTTGGCCGTGGAACGGGATCGAAGCGGCGACTCGATCGAGCTCCGCATCCGTTGCGATCGTGCGACACCCTACGCCAACGTTAAACCGGTGATGCTTGCCGCCACCGAAGCTGGCATTTGGAGCGTTGCGTTCTCGGTGATTCGTCCGGAGGATGCCGGCCGATGA
- a CDS encoding biopolymer transporter ExbD yields MKHPSPFKDRKSLQVAMTPMIDVVFLLLIFFLWTASFQIVEYSLPSTVSAPANVGSSAEKELEVEDFEQIVVRITGQPGDLTYAVNQRRTRELVEVREILGTLSTIKNDVPLIIDPDEIVPVGQVIDVYDIGRVLNFQEIQFAVEVK; encoded by the coding sequence ATGAAACACCCTAGCCCTTTCAAAGATCGCAAGTCGCTGCAAGTCGCGATGACGCCAATGATCGACGTCGTCTTCCTGCTGCTGATCTTCTTTCTATGGACAGCCAGTTTTCAGATTGTCGAGTACTCGCTGCCGAGCACCGTTTCGGCACCAGCCAACGTCGGATCGTCGGCGGAAAAAGAACTGGAAGTGGAAGACTTCGAGCAAATCGTCGTTCGCATCACCGGTCAGCCGGGCGATTTGACGTACGCCGTCAACCAACGCCGCACACGGGAACTTGTTGAGGTTCGCGAGATCCTGGGCACTTTATCCACCATTAAAAACGACGTCCCGCTGATCATCGACCCCGACGAAATCGTCCCTGTCGGCCAGGTGATCGATGTGTACGACATCGGCCGTGTTCTCAACTTCCAAGAGATCCAATTCGCCGTTGAAGTCAAATAA
- a CDS encoding MotA/TolQ/ExbB proton channel family protein codes for MANLTRIGIWITCLAVLCVGMLGPGSKLFSVAGPQSAIAQDTPAADPPADSPSPAPQQTGFVDIILSGGIVGGLILIFLLALSMTAAYLVFEQAMTIRKSEIMPLDLGDTVRDLLLSGKVQDAERVCRERPSFLSFVLLSGIAELDGGWTAVEKALEDATAEQSARLFRKIEYLSVIGNIAPMVGLLGTVTGMIFAFQQVAATQGAAGAGDLAEGIYQALVTTVGGLLVAIPSLGAFAIFRNWVDELVAEAAYVAQQVFTPLKRRKRQAAAQARS; via the coding sequence TTGGCAAATTTGACTCGAATAGGAATCTGGATCACGTGCCTGGCCGTGCTATGCGTCGGCATGCTCGGCCCAGGGTCGAAGTTGTTCTCGGTGGCTGGACCGCAGTCGGCGATCGCGCAAGATACCCCCGCGGCCGATCCTCCGGCCGACTCACCAAGTCCAGCACCGCAGCAAACGGGATTCGTCGATATCATCCTCAGTGGCGGGATCGTCGGTGGGCTGATCCTGATCTTTCTGCTCGCGTTGTCGATGACGGCCGCCTATCTCGTCTTCGAGCAAGCGATGACCATCCGTAAAAGCGAGATCATGCCGCTCGACTTGGGCGACACCGTTCGCGACTTGCTGCTTTCCGGCAAAGTGCAAGATGCCGAACGCGTTTGCCGCGAGCGCCCCAGCTTCTTGTCGTTTGTCCTGCTTAGCGGCATCGCCGAACTGGATGGCGGCTGGACCGCTGTCGAGAAAGCCTTGGAAGATGCCACTGCTGAACAGTCGGCTCGGCTATTCCGCAAGATCGAATACCTCTCGGTGATCGGCAACATCGCGCCGATGGTAGGTCTGCTTGGTACGGTGACAGGGATGATTTTCGCGTTCCAGCAAGTCGCCGCCACGCAAGGTGCGGCCGGAGCAGGCGACTTAGCCGAAGGCATTTACCAGGCGCTCGTCACGACGGTAGGTGGCTTGTTGGTGGCGATTCCATCGCTCGGTGCGTTCGCCATCTTCCGCAACTGGGTCGACGAGTTGGTGGCCGAAGCGGCCTATGTCGCGCAGCAAGTGTTCACACCGCTCAAACGTCGCAAACGGCAAGCCGCCGCCCAGGCAAGGAGCTAA
- a CDS encoding VWA domain-containing protein: MTTTSQLESIHPGDQTEWVKSRRTMPAWLLSLLIHLALGLLLILTVRTVSKGIGDEPARKGNIALANRSENATEYFDGDSSQAADSQEATDSQQAAQSMSQALPAMDLPPSVVGNLLPRGDQALTGQEADGLPSAGGMTAGGATSKGGLDKEGKTSVFGAEGQGNKFVYVFDRSGSMAGRPLAAAKQELINSLHDLEKLHQFAIIFYNENPQVFSPHGGGPKLVFADEQGKNLAERFVRGVIASGSTSHQDALSLALKMNPDVVFFLTDADQPQLYPNDLANIRKLNKGCSIHAIEFGYGPYDGRRNFLVKLAEANDGKHVYVDISQLGARP; this comes from the coding sequence ATGACGACTACCTCGCAACTCGAATCGATTCACCCGGGCGATCAGACCGAATGGGTCAAATCACGACGGACGATGCCAGCATGGCTTCTGTCGCTACTGATCCATCTTGCGCTGGGCCTTCTGCTGATCCTGACCGTTCGCACGGTCAGCAAAGGAATCGGCGACGAGCCAGCTCGCAAAGGCAACATCGCGCTGGCCAATCGAAGTGAGAACGCGACCGAGTACTTCGATGGCGATTCGAGCCAGGCCGCCGACAGCCAAGAGGCGACCGACTCGCAGCAAGCCGCTCAATCGATGAGCCAGGCGCTTCCGGCAATGGATCTTCCACCCAGTGTTGTCGGCAACCTGCTACCGCGCGGCGATCAGGCCCTCACCGGACAAGAAGCGGACGGTCTTCCTTCTGCCGGTGGTATGACCGCAGGCGGAGCAACCTCGAAAGGTGGCTTGGACAAAGAAGGCAAAACAAGCGTCTTCGGTGCCGAAGGGCAGGGGAACAAGTTTGTCTACGTGTTCGACCGCAGCGGAAGCATGGCTGGTCGACCTCTTGCTGCCGCCAAGCAGGAACTGATCAACAGTCTGCACGATTTAGAGAAGCTGCATCAATTCGCGATTATCTTCTATAACGAAAATCCCCAGGTCTTCAGCCCCCACGGCGGCGGTCCCAAGCTGGTCTTCGCGGACGAACAAGGGAAGAACCTCGCCGAACGTTTCGTCCGAGGCGTGATCGCCAGCGGTAGCACTTCGCACCAAGATGCGTTGTCGTTGGCACTGAAGATGAACCCTGACGTGGTCTTCTTCTTAACCGACGCCGATCAACCGCAGCTTTACCCCAACGACTTAGCCAACATCCGCAAGCTGAACAAAGGCTGCTCGATTCATGCCATCGAATTTGGCTATGGCCCCTACGATGGTCGACGGAACTTTCTGGTAAAATTGGCGGAGGCCAACGACGGCAAGCATGTTTATGTCGACATCTCGCAGCTTGGTGCTCGCCCGTAG